A region of the Nocardia nova SH22a genome:
CTACCGCTCCGATATCGCCCTCGCCCGCGACCTCGGCGTGCGCGTCTACCGGATCAGTGTGGAATGGTCACGCCTGCAACCACATCCGGGACAGTGGGACGAGCAGGGCTTCCGCTACTACGACGATGTCGTCGCCGCCATCCGCGCGGCCGGAATGCGCCCGATGCTCACCCTCGACCACTGGGCGTATCCGGGCTGGGAGGCCGACCGCGGCGGCTGGCGCAACCCCGGCATGGTCGCCGACTGGCTGGCGAACGCGCGGCGCGTGGTCGACCGGTACGCCGCGGCCGATCCACTGTGGGTGACCTTCAACGAACCGGCCTTCTACGGATTCAACGAGACCCGCATCGGCGCCCTCGGCCCCGCCGACATCCCCGCCATGACCGACCGGCTCGTCCAGGCCCACGACGCGATCTACGACTACATCCACGCCCGGCAACCCGATGCGATGGTCACCAGCAACGTCGCCTTCGCCGCGACCGCCCAGGCCGCCACCGACGTGCTGTTCGAGGACCGGGTCGCCGCGAAACTGGACTACATCGGCATCGACTACTACTACGGCACCTCACTGGCCCACCCGGAGGGCTCGAATCCCGCGAACGTCGATGCGCCGTGGGAACTTTCGCTGACGCCGGAAGGCATCTACTACGCGCTGCGCTACTTCGCCCGCAAATTTCCCGGCCGGCCGCTGTTCATCGTCGAGAACGGGATGCCGACCGACAACGGCCGCCCGCGCGCCGACGGCTGGGACCGCGCCGACGCACTGCGCGACACGATCTACTGGCTGCAGCGAGCCGACGCCGACGGCATGAACGTCATCGGCTACAACTACTGGAGCCTCACCGACAACTACGAATGGGGCAGTTACGCACCGCGTTACGGCCTCTACACCGTCGACGTCACCACCGATCCGGGCCTGACCCGCAAGCCCACCGACGCCGTGGCCGCCTACCGCGACATCACCGCCCACGACGGAGTCCCCGGCGACTACCGGCCCACCCGCCCGCCGGTGTGGTGCTCGACGGTCGATCTGCCCTCGAGCTGCCTGGCTCCCGTCACCGAGCCCCGCTGAGTCAGGAGGCGGGATCCCGCAACGCCCGCAGCAGCAATTCCCAGCCCCGCCGCGCGGCCTGCGCGCGCTCACCGGACGGCGTGCTGTGCAGCAGCGCGGCCAGCATGCTCACCGCGAGGAACGCCTCGTCCACCGTGAGCCCCGGCCGCAATCCCGCCCGCAGGCCCGGATCCGCCAATTTGGCCGCCAGCAGCGCGATCACCCGCTGGCCGGGTTCGTACAGTCGCGGATCGGAACTGTCGTCGGGATCGAGGACCGCGATGAACGCCACCGAATCGACCAGCCGGTTCACCACCTGCCCGAGGACGTCCTCGACGGTGGTGTCGGGCCGGGCGGCGAAGCGCTCCAGTGCGGCGACATGATCCTCGAAGACCGCGACGATGACCGCGGAGCGGGTCGGAAAGTGCCGGTAGAGACTGCCTTTGCCGACCCCGGCGCGCTGGGCGATCAGCCGTAGCGGAGCGTCGGCGCCGTATTCTGCGAACACCTCGCGGGCCGCGGCCAGCAACGCCGCCCGATTCTCCCGCGCCGCCGCCGGACCCCGGTTGGCACCGCGTGCGGTCACCGCCACACCAGTTTCAGCACCGCCGGGGTGAGCAGCATGCGGATCACCGTCGCATCGAGTACCAGCGCCGCGATCATGCCGTAGGCGATGTATTTCATCAGCACCAGATCCGAGAATCCGAACGCGCCGGTCACCACGATGAGAATCGCCGCCGCCGAGGTGATCACGCCGCCGGTGTGGGCGATGCCGTAGCGGATCGCCTCCGCGGGCG
Encoded here:
- a CDS encoding TetR/AcrR family transcriptional regulator — translated: MTARGANRGPAAARENRAALLAAAREVFAEYGADAPLRLIAQRAGVGKGSLYRHFPTRSAVIVAVFEDHVAALERFAARPDTTVEDVLGQVVNRLVDSVAFIAVLDPDDSSDPRLYEPGQRVIALLAAKLADPGLRAGLRPGLTVDEAFLAVSMLAALLHSTPSGERAQAARRGWELLLRALRDPAS
- a CDS encoding family 1 glycosylhydrolase; the encoded protein is MSAKRIGAALAAAIIATTTGAGLGSAQPAPLPALDSSFLWGVASSGFQSEGRAADSNWSRYASSPAAHDTYRDSVDFFDRYRSDIALARDLGVRVYRISVEWSRLQPHPGQWDEQGFRYYDDVVAAIRAAGMRPMLTLDHWAYPGWEADRGGWRNPGMVADWLANARRVVDRYAAADPLWVTFNEPAFYGFNETRIGALGPADIPAMTDRLVQAHDAIYDYIHARQPDAMVTSNVAFAATAQAATDVLFEDRVAAKLDYIGIDYYYGTSLAHPEGSNPANVDAPWELSLTPEGIYYALRYFARKFPGRPLFIVENGMPTDNGRPRADGWDRADALRDTIYWLQRADADGMNVIGYNYWSLTDNYEWGSYAPRYGLYTVDVTTDPGLTRKPTDAVAAYRDITAHDGVPGDYRPTRPPVWCSTVDLPSSCLAPVTEPR